The genomic interval AGCATGCTCCTTGCACTGCAGAAtacctgattggctctttgtgttGCCCCTCCCTCTAGGAACCGCAGGAAGCGGTAATTACacttaaaataactattttacgATGGACTAAATTATGTGAAGAACTAAAATACATCTCACGCCTCTTCCCCTTTAAGCCTGCAGTACATTTGTGTCTGTTGGAGGCCGTCAGTTATTTTTATGATGCAGTTCACACTTTGCTGCGCTCATCGCTTCCTCCGGCTCTTTGTGCTGAGTTCCTCGTCTTTGCTCCACTTTCAGGCGGATGATTTGTCCCAGTGGGAATACCTTCCATGAACCTTCACATGCTCACCGTGCGCTGCTACTGCTTATGTAAGAGCCATGTATAGGTGGAGGAAGAGCGGCATAACTTCATGCTTGGTGCACCGCCATTTCCCTGGTGACCCCTCCATACGCTGCACTCTTCCATCATCTTCTGGGTCTCTTTATCATTCTGTCCAACCAAAGCTCTCCATTCCCAGTGTCCtctcttctgtgtcacccacaCCCGTGTCCTCTCTTCTGTGTCACCTACACCCGTGTCCtctcttctgtgtcacccacaCCCGTGTCCTCNNNNNNNNNNNNNNNNNNNNNNNNNNNNNNNNNNNNNNNNNNNNNNNNNNNNNNNNNNNNNNNNNNNNNNNNNNNNNNNNNNNNNNNNNNNNNNNNNNNNNNNNNNNNNNNNNNNNNNNNNNNNNNNNNNNNNNNNNNNNNNNNNNNNNNNNNNNNNNNNNNNNNNNNNNNNNNNNNNNNNNNNNNNNNNNNNNNNNNNNNNNNNNNNNNNNNNNNNNNNNNNNNNNNNNNNNNNNNNNNNNNNNNNNNNNNNNNNNNNNNNNNNNNNNNNNNNNNNNNNNNNNNNNNNNNNNNNNNNNNNNNNNNNNNNNNNNNNNNNNNNNNNNNNNNNNNNNNNNNNNNNNNNNNNNNNNNNNNNNNNNNNNNNNNNNNNNNNNNNNNNNNNNNNNNNNNNNNNNNNNNNNNNNNNNNNNNNNNNNNNNNNNNNNNNNNNNNNNNNNNNNNNNNNNNNNNNNNNNNNNNNNNNNNNNNNNNNNNNNNNNNNNNNNNNNNNNNNNNNNNNNNNNNNNNNNNNNNNNNNNNNNNNNNNNNNNNNNNNNNNNNNNNNNNNNNNNNNNNNNNNNNNNNNNNNNNNNNNNNNNNNNNNNNNNNNNNNNNNNNNNNNNNNNNNNNNNNNNNNNNNNNNNNNNNNNNNNNNNNNNNNNNNNNNNNNNNNNNNNNNNNNNNNNNNNNNNNNNNNNNNNNNNNNNNNNNNNNNNNNNNNNNNNNNNNNNNNNNNNNNNNNNNNNNNNNNNNNNNNNNNNNNNNNNNNNNNNNNNNNNNNNNNNNNNNNNNNNNNNNNNNNNNNNNNNNNNNNNNNNNNNNNNNNNNNNNNNNNNNNNNNNNNNNNNNNNNNNNNNNNNNNNNNNNNNNNNNNNNNNNNNNNNNNNNNNNNNNNNNNNNNNNNNNNNNNNNNNNNNNNNNNNNNNNNNNNNNNNNNNNNNNNNNNNNNNNNNNNNNNNNNNNNNNNNNNNNNNNNNNNNNNNNNNNNNNNNNNNNNNNNNNNNNNNNNNNNNNNNNNNNACACCCGTGTCCtctcttctgtgtcacccacaCTCCGTGTCCtctcttctgtgtcacccacaCCCGTGTCCtctcttctgtgtcacccacaCCCGTGTCCAGCCGAAAGGGCTGTTATTGGTTCCCTCCAGTACTGATCACATGACACAATCTGAACTCCTTCATTCTACACtgagaaaatggaaaatattccAGACAGTTGCCAGACTTCTCTCACCCCAAGGTCAGAGCGTTCAATGGGAAAATGCAAAACCCCAAAAGCTCCATCCTGGACTAAAGTTCATGGCAGGACAGTTAGAAAAGCCTCATACATAGCAGCCGGATTTAGCTTCAGCTCAATAAATATTTGGCCATAAAGCACAGCAAAATGTTCCATGATAAACACAGCATATCGGCCTCctaccaactgtgaagcacggTGGTGGAAGGGTGATGATTTGTGTTTGTTTAGCAGCCATAGGACCTGGGtacttgcagtcattgagttgaccataAACTGCTCTGTATACCTAGAAAGTATTCTAGAATGTGAGGCCCTCTGTGTGACAGCTAAGGCTTGGCCGAAATTGGGGTCATGGGACGGGGCAATGGTCCccagcacaccagcaaatctacaaatgAATGGCTGACAAACCTCCttagtaattttttgttttaatttttctgtcATCGTTTCCTCACCCCTCCAGGGGCCGTCCATTCACCCATTGGTGGTGAGGAATGTTGATGAATGTCTGGCCTGATTGGCTTTGCTGGTGGCACATGGCGGCCATAATAATATCATCCTTGTAAATGACGGAGTGTCCCAGACACGTGGAACCTGCCGTTGTCTCCTTGGCCATCACCGGTCACTTTGGAGATTGGGCGATGGTGACAACACTTCATGTGTAATGCTGGGTGAATGTTTATTCCTCTAACTGCTCATAAATCGAATGAATGTTCCTAATAGGTGGGGGTTGTGTCTCACCTGGAGATCGGGGAATTAATGAGTCTCTGTACAGTAACCGGGAGATAAAAATAAGTCGGCACCTGATACCTGATGTCAGCATTCAGCCGCTCCACATCTGCCGTACTGAGGGATCATGGGAATATAGCACAACAGCGGCCGTGTCTCGGTACTGAGCCTGGGATGTGCCCAATGACAGTACAGGAAAAGGCTCGGGGAATAAACCAACTATAAGTGGAAGGAGAGGAAGAAGAGAATAAAGAATGAAATAAAGAGGGGAAAGAAGAGTttaaggaaggaagaaagaaaggagggGAGAAGGAAGGCAGAGAGCaaggaggaagaaaggaagaaaaagaggagaTGGAAGGGAGAAAAGAGGATAAAGAAGATACAAAGGGAGGAAATATGAAAGGAGGGGATAGGAGAcaggaaggatggaaggaaggaaggaaggaaggaaggaaggagaggagaggagaggaagaaaagacGAGGTGATGGAAGggaaggagaggagaggaaagaacAAAAGAGAATCTAAAGGATGGAtggaagaggggaaaaaaagagacaaggggaggaaggaagaaaaaagggaGAAGGAACGAAGgaagaaaagggggaaaaagaatGGAAGGAAGTGAGGAAAGAAGATATGAAGGGAGAAAAGATGAAAGGAGGAGAGATagaaaaagaggaaggaagaaaggaggggatggaagggaaggagaagagaagagaggaaagaacaaaaatgaGGATGGGATGGATGAGAATGAGAATGGATGGAAGAAGGAATAAAAAAGGGAGGAAGGGAGAAAAGAGGGGAAAACCAATGGAAGGAAGTGGGGAAAGAAGATATGAAGGGAGAAAAGATGAAAGGAGGGGAGAtaggaaaagaggaaggaagaaaggaaggagaagaggaggggatggaagggagagaagaaaataaagaagatataAAGGGAGGAAATATGAAAAGAGGGGATAGGAGatgggaaggaaggaaggaaggaaggaaggaaggaaggaagggaaggagAAAAAGACGAGGTGATGGAAGGGAAGGAGAGCAGAGGAGAGGAAAGAACAAAAGAGAAGCTAAAGAATGGATggaagaggggaaaaaagagacaaagggaggaagggagaacaaaggagagaaaggaagaaaagaggggaaaaagAATGGAAGGAAGTGAGGAAAGAAGATATGAAGAGAGAAAAGATGAAAGGAGGGGAGAtaggaaaagaggaaggaaggaaggggaaGAGGAGGGGAAGGAGGGAGAGCAgaaggaaagaataaaaagaaggaagagaTGAACGGAGTAATGGAAGGAATTAGTGAATAAAGGAAAaatggaagaaaaggaaaggaggaaGAGTGGAAGTGAGGAAGGAAGAAATcagggaagaaagaaagaaaggaagttGGGAAgtcaggaagagaaaaagagaagaaagagatgAAGGAAGGGAGGAAGAGAGTAAGGGAGAAGGGAAGGAGGAATTAGGAAGGAAATAGACGACAACTATTAAGGAAGGAAAAACACGAGTAATGGAAAGGAGGGGCAGTGCAAGGGAGGGAGGAGGAAATAAAGTGAGGAGCGAGAAAACTGTGCAAATTTGCATTTACACCTCTTGATTTATCCACGTTTTTACCCAGTGGTGTTATTAACAtattaaaattatgaataaagGAATCACAATTAATAAATCCGTACTATATTGGTGTCTTGTGAGTTAGTATTGGATGTACCACCAATGTAGACTTATACTTGAAGAATAATAATACTTTCTGTTCTTCTTGCAGGGTACCATGCGGCTGTCCCGGGCACTGTGCACGGCGCTGGCGTTGTGCTTTGCCATATCATTCAGTTCAGCGCAGAGCGGTGATGAGGCCCTGGCTGATTTAGGTTCTGGATATCTCCCAGGAACCCTACAAGACCAACCCAAGCATCCCCAAAATTCCCCACCGCTGGCCAACAAATGTCAGATAACCTTTGTGACCCCACACCAGGAGTCATGCGCCAAGAAGGACGATGGTCCCAGCATCAAGGAGGAGGTCCAGTACCTACAGAACCTTCTCCAGGACCATGACAGGGTTCTGCAGAGCTTAAAGTACACGGTGAATGCCGACGTCCAGGACCTGGGCTACCAGCAGGTCATTGCAGAACATAATAAGGGAATCCGAGAGGACACCAAGGAATTCTACGGGACGCTGAACAAAGTCATATATGAGCTCCACACGCGGATGGATGACGATGGCTCAGATGTTCCAGATGAGAAGAAAAAGTAAGAATCCGATTATTTTACACCATTGTACTGCAACTCCCATGGGATCCATGATTTACAAATACATTGGCCATAAACCTTGCAATCTTCTTTAGATTTACAAACAATTACATTGTAACCTGACCAAATAGTAATTGGGTGAAAAGATTGGGTTGAGCTTTTACTACATACGCAAATTTTTATCAGATTCAGCATATGGAAGGGGCAGATAATATTAAGGGAAGGTCAGGTGGCATGGCTCCCCCCGTTTCCAGTAATTGGAGGGGGCAGATAATATTTAGGGAAGGTCAGGTGGCATGGCTCAGTAATTGGAGGGGGCAGATAATATCACTGCACTGACATCTGGAAATAATGCAGATCACTTTGCTGACCTCACTGGCAGAATGATGAATAGAAAACACGTGGAAAACAGTAATTCCAAAAAGTGCAGCataatacaatttacaataatacaatattcaaGAAACACTCAGGAGATAACCATAATGGCCCAGAGAGGAGAGGACATTATTTTaggtgatgggggagggggcacaGGAGCTTCTCTTCAATCACTACTAACCCTTTCCCGACTTTCTGCCCTCGCTACCAGGAATAGGTAACATCAGGGGCCCACTAATATATGGAATATTAAATCCATCCACATTGATTGATTTATCATCATATGAATAAATGTCTGGCCACCATATAATAAACCATTGCCAGTCTGGTTAGAATTTTATATTCAGTGTTGGTTGCATTTGCTTCTGTTCAGTTTGCCAACAATTCACCGGAAACGATTCCAAATGTTCAGGTTGATTCAGGAGCCAAATTTTATTCTGGTGTATAGTCTGGTGTACAGTGTATTTAGATGGGTAAATCTCATGCAATGACAGGTAGAGTGTACGGCACAGCCAATGTAGCCAGCGGACAATGACTGGCACAACGTACAATGTACCTGGCAGTACCCTTGGTGCTAAATTCCACATACCTGTCTATGCCCTAGGTCATGAATACGATGTACCTGTCAGTGCCCTAAGTGCACAATCTGATGTACCTGTCCATGCCCTAGGTGGTAAATCCGAGGTACCTATTGGTGCCTGTATGTGACCGAGGGGATTAATATAACGTACCTGTCCATGCCCTAGGTCATGAATACGATGTACCTGTCAGTGCCCTAGGTGGTAAATCCGAGGTACCTATTGGTGCCTGTATGTGACCGAGGGGATTAATATAACGTACCTGTCCATGCCCTAGGTGCAGAATCTGATATACCTGTCCATGCCCTAGGTGCAGAATCTGATATACCTGTCCATGCCCTAGGTGCAGAATCTTACCTGTCCATGCCCTAGGTGCAGAATCTGATATACCTGTCCATGCCCTAGGTGCAGAATCTGATATACCTGTCCATGCCCTAGGTGCAGAATCTGATATACCTGTCCCTGCACTGGGTGCTCACTCTGACGCACCTGTTGGTGCCCTAGGCGCAGAAACCAACGTACTTATCGATGCCCATAGGTGCTGAATCCGATGTACCTGTCAGTGCCCTAGGTCCAATGACCAGACTTTAGTGATGTTCAGCTTCATTCAGTTTGGGCCAAGTTACCAAACTGAAAGGCAGAACTAAGCCCAGTCCATTATTCTTGTTTCTGGCTTACAACTGAAAGTTCTAATAAAGTTCATTAGGATCGATCAATACACAATGATTAATCACAATCATCCAACCCTCAAATATGACCCATCttctaatatatattaattgTTAGCTTTACATCAAGAACTTGAATTTGTTCCGGTGACTGAGATAAAACTTGGGCTTTGtatggaataaaatgtaaatgattctcataaaaatataaacagaagcaaagtggtggtcagaatatctgttttatgggacatatgtgtttgcacactgcactacatcttATTGCCTTGGATGGTTCAGTCACATTTGACCATGTAAGACCCAAAGTAGGACGAGCAATAGATACCAGACTACATGTCCCAACGTCCCTGCATTACGGTACAATCCATATGTCTGTGGCCCTGGGTGTGTGGTTGGTTCAGTTACAGCCAATCACAGTTACAGCCAATCACAGccacacaatattttatttttgaattttcaaTCTTGGTTCCACCAGTAATACTTATCATTTAGATTAATGAGTGTGATTGCTTTAAGGATCCGGCTTGTTCAGGGTTGGCTCCGAGCCATTGGTGGCTCCCagtccagctctccaatgcaaagCCTTTTCCTGAGGAAGGTTAATTATCATTCCAGTAATTTATCTGCTTGGAAATAAACAAATAGGCTTTTCTCTTGATGGCACTTTACTGAAAACATCCTGCtagaaacaaaagagaaaatgttcTGTGTGTTGTGAGAAGCTCTCGGGGAGGAGATGGATAACATCGATGTGAACAATTCAATTATCTCACGACTAACGTTCTACTGAACAAGAAACCATCGCTGTTATCACAAAGTAGAACATAAAACAAGGGAAATGCTCTCTACAGCTCCCATTACCTGATATCCCTGAAAATCAACCAAAACCCAAGATATTCACGCCTAACAGGGCCATGGTATTGTACTGCGGATTCAGTACCCACCTATATGCCTATAGGATGTTCCAACCCAAAACAAGGGCCATTAAAATGGAGTTGCGCCCATTTGCATTATTATGAAACTTCTCTTCCCCCCCATTGGCCATTAATATAGacttaccccctcccccccatgggCTTCTCTACCCCATGGCCATCAATATAAAGTCAACCCCTTCCAtggctattaaaataaaattgcccTCATGAGCATTAATATTAGGCTGCCCCTCTcccccatggccattattatggagtcaACCCCTTCCATTGCCATCAATATGGAGTTGCCTTCCATAGGCATTTTTATAAAGTTCCTCCTCTTCAACATGGATAATGGATTCAATAATGGATTCAACCCCTTCTGTGGCCATTAATTTATAGTTGCCTCCCATGGGCTATTTATGATATTCCTCCTCTCCCcaatggccattattatggagtgGTCCCCTATGACCAATAAATAGAGTTGTCTCCTCCATGGATATGGAGTTGGTCCTCTTTGTGGCTATGACATTCTTCACTCTTCTGGGAAGGTTTTCATAAGATTTTAGGAGGGTGTCTGTGATAATCTGCCCCCTTTTGCAGGGTCAGGTATTGTGAAACTTTTCTTCCCCCCTATGGCCATCAATATGGAGTTGCCTCTTCATTATGAAGTGCCTCCTCTcccccatggccattaatatggagtcaGCTCCTTCCATGGCCAAAAATATGAAGTTGCCATTCATGGACATTATTATGAAGTTTCTCCTCACCTCTCACGGCCAATAATTTGGATTCAGCCCCTTCCATGGctattaatatggagttgcctcTCATAGGCATAATTATAAAGTTCCTCCTCTACCCCATGGCCATCAATATGAAATCAACCCCTTCCATTGTCATTTATATGGAGTTGCCTCCATAGGCATTATTATGAAGCTATTCTTCCAATATGGAGTCGCCTtccattggcatttttttaaagttcctccTCTTCaacatggccattaatatggattCAACCCCTTCCATGGCCATTAATTTGGAGTTGCCTCCCATGGGCTTTTTATGAAGTTTCTCCTCACCTCCCACAGCCAATAATATGGAGTCAACCCCTtacatggccattattatggagttgcctCCCATGGGCTTTATTATGAAGTTCCTCCTCTTCCCCATGAACATTAATATGGAGTCATCCCCCTCTATATCCATTATTATAGAGTTGCCTCCCATAGAAATCATTATGAATTTCCTCCTCACCCCCGTGGCCATTATTATAGAGTTGCCTCCTATGGCCAATAAATGGGGTTGTCTCCTCCATGGATATGTTGTTGTTCGTCCTTGTGGCTATGCTCTACTCTTCTGGGAAGGTTTCCACAAGATATTAGGAGAGTGTCTTTGATGATTTGTTGCCTTTGTCAGGTCAGATATTGGGAAACTCACTAATGATTTCTATAATGGATTAAACCCCCTTCATGTCTCCCATAGGCATTATTATGA from Pyxicephalus adspersus chromosome 4, UCB_Pads_2.0, whole genome shotgun sequence carries:
- the LOC140329946 gene encoding uncharacterized protein; protein product: MSCRCDHTDFWDLLTHPGTMRLSRALCTALALCFAISFSSAQSGDEALADLGSGYLPGTLQDQPKHPQNSPPLANKCQITFVTPHQESCAKKDDGPSIKEEVQYLQNLLQDHDRVLQSLKYTVNADVQDLGYQQVIAEHNKGIREDTKEFYGTLNKVIYELHTRMDDDGSDVPDEKKKLRKNFLMMDQLLESTFHLAEKLDKSSEDLDLVMEKQLERSSTLVYRNNLKS